A stretch of Oncorhynchus gorbuscha isolate QuinsamMale2020 ecotype Even-year linkage group LG24, OgorEven_v1.0, whole genome shotgun sequence DNA encodes these proteins:
- the LOC124012708 gene encoding protein NLRC3-like: MSLSGEREEGNTASKISPYEEREEGTTASKISLYEEREEETTASKMSLSGGREEGTTASKMTQDTSSKSVQKPRAESPTTSLLSMRSDQPPAFSQEPLPDDNKEVESLDSEDVLKITHNLLDRRSQTLLTVQQEIKAKLKHKYQHISEGIGHHGNQSLFKDIYTELYITEGGSGGLNNEHEVRQIEMASKKQTTQETPIKCNDIFKPLPGQDKPIRTVLTKGIAGVGKTVSVQKVILDWAEGKANQDIHFMFPLPFRDLNLKKDQYSLMQHISHYLSELKEIDSIEDGETKTVFIFDGLDECRLPLDFTNNEKCCDVTKPTSVDVLLTNLIKGNLLPSALLWITSRPAAANQIPPECVDQVTEVRGFNDPQKEEYLRKKIKDQNLASEIIKHMKTSRSLHIMCHIPVFCWISATVLEMMLKEAEKDEVPKTLTQMYSHFILIQIIAKNKKYNKATETNPKELSQSDKEMILKLAKLAFQQLQKGNLIFYEEDLRECGLDVTEASEYSALCTEIFKEESGLYQDKVYSFLHLSIQEFLAAVHALESCLDKKENVFYPTSDDEEKESIQLSDLHRRAVDQALKSENGHLDLFLRFLLGLSLESNQNLLQGLLTQTGSTTQTNEETVERTVRYLSDKIKEESSPERIINLFHCLNELGANSLVEDMQTSLRSGTLSETRLEPDQCSALAYLLLMSEEVLEKFKLKRYNTSEKGYQRLMPVVKTCKRAL; this comes from the exons atgagtctctctggggaaagagaggaggggaacactgCTTCTAAAATTAGTccatatgaggagagagaggaagggaccaCTGCCTCTAAAATTAGTctatatgaggagagagaggaggagaccactgcctctaaaatgagtctctctggggggagagaggaggggaccaCTGCCTCTAAAATGACCCAAGACACCAGTTCGAAGAG TGTCCAGAAGCCCAGAGCCGAGTCACCTACAACCAGCCTGCTATCAATGAGGAGTGATCAGCCACCTGCTTTCAGCCAGGAACCATTACCAGATGACAATAAGGAAGTGGAGAGTTTGGACAGTGAGGATGTATTAAAGATCACACACAACCTTCTGGACAGAAGAA GTCAAACTCTGCTGACAGTCCAACAAGAGATTAAGGCTAAACTGAAACACAAGTATCAACACATATCTGAAGGAATTGGACACCATGGAAACCAAAGTCTGTTCAAAGACATCTACACAGAGCTCTACATCACAGAGGGTGGAAGTGGAGGGCTCAATAATGAACATGAGGTTAGACAGATCGAGATGGCATCCAAGAAACAAACCACACAAGAGACACCAATCAAATGCAACGACATCTTCAAGCCTTTACCTGGACAAGACAAACCTATCAGAACTGTGCTGACAAAAGGAATCGCTGGTGTTGGAAAAACAGTCTCTGTGCAGAAAGTCATCCTTGACTGggcagaaggaaaagcaaatcaGGACATTCATTTCATGTTTCCTCTTCCTTTCCGTGATCTGAACTTGAAAAAGGACCAATACAGTCTGATGCAACATATATCCCACTACTTATCAGAGCTGAAAGAGATTGACAGCATTGAAGATGGTGAAACCAAAACTGTTTTCATTTTTGATGGTCTGGATGAGTGTCGTCTTCCTCTAGACTTCACAAACAATGAGAAGTGCTGTGATGTCACGAAGCCAACCTCAGTGGACGTGCTGCTGACAAACCTCATCAAGGGGAAtctgcttccctctgctctcctctggatAACCTCAAGGCCTGCAGCTGCCAATCAGATCCCTCCTGAGTGTGTTGACCAAGTGACAGAGGTACGAGGGTTCAATGATCCACAGAAGGAGGAATACTTAAGGAAGAAAATCAAAGATCAGAATCTGGCCAGTGAAATCATCAAACACATGAAGACATCAAGGAGCCTCCACATCATGTGCCACATACCAGTCTTCTGTTGGATATCAGCCACTGTCCTTGAGATGATGCTGAAAGAGGCAGAGAAGGATGAAGTCCCCAAAACTCTGACCCAGATGTACTCACACTTCATTCTCATCCAAATCATTGCGAAGAACAAGAAGTACAACAAAGCCACAGAGACAAACCCAAAGGAACTGTCTCAGTCAGACAAAGAGATGATCCTGAAACTGGCAAAGCTGGCTTTCCAACAGCTGCAGAAGGGCAACCTGATCTTCTATGAGGAGGACCTGAGAGAGTGTGGCCTTGATGTGACAGAGGCATCAGAGTACTCAGCATTGTGTACAGAGATCTTTAAAGAGGAATCTGGGCTGTACCAAGACAAGGTCTACAGCTTTCTGCATCTGAGCATTCAGGAGTTTCTAGCAGCAGTGCATGCTTTAGAATCTTGTCTGGACAAGAAGGAAAATGTTTTCTACCCAACTAGTGATGATGAAGAGAAGGAGTCAATCCAGTTGTCTGACTTACACAGGAGAGCAGTGGACCAGGCCTTGAAGAGTGAGAATGGACACCTGGACCTGTTCCTCCGCTTCCTTCTGGGTCTCTCACTGGAGTCCAATCAGAATCTGTTACAAGGCCTTCTGACACAGACAGGAAGTACAACACAGACCAATGAGGAAACAGTTGAGAGAACAGTCAGGTACCTTTCAGACAAGATCAAGGAGGAATCCTCACCAGAAAGGATCATCAACTTGTTCCACTGTCTGAATGAACTTGGTGCCAATTCTCTAGTTGAAGACATGCAGACCTCCCTGCGTTCAGGAACTCTTTCAGAAACAAGACTAGAACCTGACCAATGTTCAGCCCTGGCCTACCTGTTACTGATGTCAGAGGAGGTGCTGGAGAAGTTTAAACTGAAGAGATACAACACATCAGAGAAAGGTTATCAGAGGTTGATGCCGGTAGTGAAAACCTGCAAGAGAGCACTGTAA